The genomic interval GGCTACCTTTAAGTAAATGATTCGCGCGGTACGCGGTGGTATGGTTATCGTTTTGTTGTTCATGATTTTCAGAGGTTCGCAGTCGTCCGTAATTATGCAATCGTTTTCGAAAGATATTGTCGCATTCtcttgtttcaaaaattcaatgccaatgattccttcttctcttattGGAAATGAGTTCTCGAATAAGTGGAATTTGTGGAGCTTGTGACCGATTTGAACTTTTAGCGATCCAATGGTTTGCATTCGTCcctgttttattttcgttaGCGTAGTTATGTCTTTAGCTGTGCATACCGCGTCCAAGCTAAGTGCGCGGAGTTTGATAATGCTTACGTCAGCACCTGTGTCTACCAAGAGCGGTGTCTCAGGATTGACGAATTCTGGGGAGCGTATATGTACTGTAGGAGCGTGATTTTGCTGATTCGTAAAAACTTGTGTGAGGTCGCGCATGTGTGTGTGATTGGAATGAAGCGGTATGGTGCCGGTATAACGAGTATGCAGGATATTATTTTCGGAACAATTTGTTGCATTTtctgtttggaaaaaatctgcACTGAGGATTCCGTCTCCCTTGATTGGAAATAAATCATGCACTAGATGAAATTCGTGTTGCGTGTTAGCGAATTCAAGGTCAATGCTGCCCATTGTTTCTAAATGTGTACCCGTTATTCCGGAGATATATCGTTTGTCGGTCGGCATACACAGTGTGCGTCGGTCTATGCACccgatttttattaaattcagGTCGGCGCCTGTGTCTGTTATGAGGGTAGTGTATCTTTGGACTGTTTGCTGTGATTGTATTACTACGTAAGAAGCTGTCAATTCTGGCAATTCTTTTACTTGTAATACGTTGCTGCTACTGGCGTAGGACGCTGGCCCTGATCTTGGGATATCGACGCGTCCACTCGATCGTTCCAGTTCTCGTTTAAATGACTGCTTCTCGAGTCGTTGCTGAAGTTTGCTTTGCGGTGTTCATTGTAATCATCGCGAGGATCATCGCGTTCATAAGGATCTCTTTGTGTGTAATTAACGCGGTGCTGGGCATGTGGACGGTTTTGCTCGCTGGGTTTATTTCTGCTTTGattgttttctctttgataGTTGAACTGTCTGTCGTACCCATTATTTGCCTCTTGATAATTGAACTGTCTGTCGTTGTACCGATTGTTCGCTCGTTGATAATCGCGTGTTCCTCTTGCGTGACCTAGTGGTTCGGGTGCCCTGTAGTTATCATTCCCGCGTCATTGATAATGATCTCGCGGATTTTGGTGGTACTGATGTTTTTCGCGCATCTGCGTTCGACATTCCTGGAATGCGTGTCCTTCGCGTTTGCAATACGTGCAGGTGACCATTGTTCCTCGCGGTCTCGCTTGATAATTACCGTGAGTTAGACCCGTACGCGTGTAATTTTCTTGTCTACTTCTTTCCGCGTCTTGTTGCTTCGTCCTGCATTCCCTGACTATGTGACCCGGGTGTCCGCAGTATGCGCACCGGACTGTGTTTTCGCGTCTATTTCTAATGTCTCTCCGACTGTTCTCTGTGGATGTTCTGAGGGTGTGGAATTTGGTTCTGTTGGCTACCGCTCTTTGTCTTGCCATGGCTTCATCCATTGCTTCTGCTAGTGTAGTTTGTTTTTCCGCGAAGACTCTACTTTCTGTATCGTCTGGCAATCCTTTGATAAAAGAACGCGCAGCCGAAAGTCGAACCTAGTCTAACAGCTTCGTTTGGGATAGTAGCTTCAGCTACCTCCTCAGCTTTCCCAAGTAATTCAGTTACCCTATCACAATACTCAACGACTGTTTCGTTTTGTTCCATCACGCAAAGGCCAATGTCCGCCTGAATTTTATCCAAGGTTCTTTTGGATCTATATGCGCGCTTAAGGTCTCTAAGTGTATCGGCGAGGGTTACCGACTCTGAATTTATGCGCCTAGCTGCTTCGCCCTCTGATTTGAGCTGCACTAAAAACGCGAATTGAGAGTGATCTCGCGggtttattaaattttgaattttatttactcggGTCACGAATTCCCGGTACGACATATTTTTTCCGATGAATGTCGGAAGTACGGCCGATGCGTGTTGGATCGACATGAAAGAGAGACTATTATCCTCTTGATAGTTCATTTTAATTTGCTAACTTTAGATCTACTTTATAGCTATAGAACACTTGTTGTTAGATGGATGATTCGAACGACTTACAGAAGTGCAGCTACAATGATAAAGATGCGAGAGATTTGCATTTTCTGAGATGTGTAGATGTGCTACGTAGTGTTGCGATGACCTCGTCCCAGTCGTCGGATCAGCTGGGCTCTATGATGTGTTGTCAGCGTTTTCTCCGGTGTCCGAGTGCTGACGGAATTGTAGGTTCTCTCTGCTACTGGTAATAATTGTCCGTTGTTGttaattttgagattttccgTCGCTTTGTCGCGGATTGCTTTTATAGGTCGCTCTATGGCGGATTGAAGTAATTTTCGTAGCTTTCTCGCAGTTGTAATTAGTGATTTATGTCGAAATTGTTGTTCACTTAACCTTACACGATACTTTCACTAACGGGGTTTCCGTTATCACAAAGCTAGCTGTTCGTATGAACGAGGTGCTATCTATGACGGCTGGCAGGTATTGCCACCGGTAAAAGACTCGTGCAGAGTCAATTTTCACAAATGACAATTGCAACTCACGATTACCACCAACTGTTACAAAATTGGTGTGtttaaaaattacattcgatgattccgacagaaacgaaAAGATCACCGCTGTCACCAATTTGATACGAAATTGGtgtgtttggaaaaatttattattcatttctatAACTTTGATGTTTTCCGCAGAAACGAGAAGGTCACCGCTGCCACCAGTTTGTTACGTCGGTGAACGCGACCACCAATTTGTGACTTCGGTGAAAGGTTCACCGACGTTATTATTTGGGTTCGTCCTCGTTTCATGCAACTGAATGCAACTGCAGGAGAGGATTCGGAGTAATGAAGGTGATTGAGagtttgtagatgattatgatgcgaagtatatttatttgtcaagCTCTGGGAGGCTCACaggcgtaatcagacgtgTTTAAATCTTGAAGAGTG from Athalia rosae chromosome 1, iyAthRosa1.1, whole genome shotgun sequence carries:
- the LOC125500296 gene encoding uncharacterized protein LOC125500296: MTENCEKAWDYGNWKNRKVDKNDEIDKKYKNYGNFEFHRKSRISENRRINGNSTMNENVKEDENEEMMELTKMSNNMEIRKLSEICSFAGRSSSVTHRNSGSFTLKIFIEHSCKPPRAWSIIIITLQDLNTSDYALQLKSEGEAARRINSESVTLADTLRDLKRAYRSKRTLDKIQADIGLCVMEQNETVVEYCDRVTELLGKAEEVAEATIPNEAVRLDDTESRVFAEKQTTLAEAMDEAMARQRAVANRTKFHTLRTSTENSRRDIRNRRENTVRCAYCGHPGHIVRECRTKQQDAERSRQENYTRTGLTHGNYQARPRGTMVTCTYCKREGHAFQECRTQMREKHQAPEPLGHARGTRDYQRANNRYNDRQFNYQEANNGYDRQFNYQRENNQSRNKPSEQNRPHAQHRVNYTQRDPYERDDPRDDYNEHRKANFSNDSRSSHLNENWNDRVDASISQDQGQRPTPVAATYYK